A single window of Synechococcus sp. C9 DNA harbors:
- a CDS encoding iron uptake porin, with translation MTTVPVLNNGVTNLSYTPGFAYLNPQNSALYTPGTLALYKLAYLFPAPGVKGMTLFVAPKVETTDAFPTVLPFYGEGSEAVSRWGQVNPILRLSTGTSGIGNASAVGFTWNANDWINWTLAYASANAQQPGDTPATLLGSGLFGGSTVVMTQLTFTPFKNFQAALTYANAYHQINVLGTSLTNADIITALDSPLSSPIRINGVGGTFKWEFLPKFSLAGYGAYIMSETFTDGNYANLLSWMIGLHVRDPGLPGSAGLMFGSPLYRTSASLLTSPTAAGADTPWQLEAYYRFQINQNISVTPGVFFIFNPEGNPTAWDAQTVTVGVLRTTFTF, from the coding sequence GTGACGACGGTACCGGTTTTGAATAACGGGGTCACCAACCTCAGTTACACGCCGGGGTTTGCATACCTGAATCCCCAAAACAGTGCTCTCTACACTCCTGGTACCCTCGCCCTGTATAAATTAGCCTATCTATTTCCGGCACCTGGGGTGAAGGGGATGACCCTATTTGTGGCACCCAAGGTGGAAACCACCGATGCCTTTCCGACGGTGTTGCCCTTTTATGGGGAAGGGAGTGAAGCCGTGTCCCGCTGGGGGCAAGTCAATCCGATTTTGCGGCTTTCCACCGGGACTTCTGGTATCGGCAATGCCTCGGCTGTTGGGTTTACCTGGAATGCCAATGACTGGATCAACTGGACCCTAGCCTATGCCAGTGCCAATGCCCAACAACCGGGAGACACCCCGGCGACGTTGCTGGGATCGGGGTTATTTGGGGGCAGTACGGTGGTGATGACCCAGTTGACGTTTACCCCGTTCAAAAATTTCCAGGCTGCCCTGACCTACGCCAATGCCTACCACCAAATCAATGTGTTGGGCACCTCCCTCACCAATGCGGATATTATCACGGCGTTGGATAGTCCTTTGAGTAGTCCGATTCGCATCAATGGGGTGGGGGGGACTTTCAAATGGGAATTTCTCCCCAAATTCTCCCTGGCGGGTTACGGTGCCTATATCATGTCCGAAACCTTTACGGATGGCAACTATGCCAATTTGTTGTCCTGGATGATCGGGCTACACGTGAGGGACCCAGGACTGCCGGGGAGCGCTGGATTGATGTTTGGTAGCCCCCTCTATCGAACGTCCGCTAGCCTGTTGACATCCCCCACCGCTGCGGGTGCCGATACCCCTTGGCAACTGGAAGCCTATTACCGCTTCCAAATCAACCAAAACATCAGCGTGACCCCCGGTGTCTTTTTCATCTTCAATCCCGAGGGGAATCCCACCGCTTGGGACGCTCAGACGGTAACGGTGGGGGTGTTACGCACCACGTTCACGTTTTAG
- a CDS encoding glycogen/starch/alpha-glucan phosphorylase: MTTAMPVASQYEDDRTGLSVETLKRAFMDNLFYIQGKFPQIASENDYYMALAYTVRDRMLQRWISTAQTYTTQRSRTVCYLSAEFLMGPHLGNNLINLGIYDQVKQAITELGLDFESLLYQEEEPGLGNGGLGRLAACFLDSLATLQIPAIGYGIRYEFGIFDQEIRDGWQVEITDKWLRFGNPWELPRPEWAVEVKLGGHTEAYTDEQGQYRVRWHPYQVIKGVPYDTPILGYLVNTANTLRLWKAEAPESFDFTAFNRGDYYGAVDEKIISENVTKVLYPNDEPLQGKRLRLIQQIFFVSCSLQDMFRILKGQGLPVTRFHEKFAIQLNDTHPAVAVAELMRLLLDEYGVDWDTAWDITTRSCAYTNHTLLPEALERWPLSLFGSLLPRHLEIIYEINRRFLDLVRERFPGDAGKIQRMSLIDESGERYVRMANLATVGSMAVNGVAALHTDLLKQTVLKDFYDLWPDKFQNKTNGVTPRRWMLLSNLRLSKLIASRIGKTWVTHYDELQRLEEHIHDPEFRQEWRAIKQAIKQDLTGYIQERTGILVNPDSIFDVQIKRIHEYKRQHLQALHIIALYNRLKRDPHLNIPARTFLFGGKAAPGYFMAKLIIKLINSIGEVVNNDPDIQGKIKVVFLPDYNVKFAQRVFPAADLSEQISTAGKEASGTGNMKFAMNGALTIGTLDGANVEIREKVGAENFFLFGLNAQEVMALRAHGYRPWEYYNNNPVLKEVIDQIAGGMFSRGDSSLFRPIVDSLLNHDPFFLMADFQSFVDCQDQVSQAYQDTERWTRMSILNTARTGFFSSDRSMQEYCQDIWHVSPVPIEVKPYDHNQAGQRL, from the coding sequence ATGACGACTGCGATGCCCGTAGCTTCCCAGTATGAGGATGACCGGACTGGGTTGAGCGTGGAAACGCTGAAACGAGCTTTTATGGACAATTTGTTCTACATTCAGGGCAAGTTTCCCCAAATTGCGTCCGAGAATGATTATTATATGGCACTGGCTTACACGGTGCGGGATCGGATGTTGCAACGGTGGATCAGCACGGCGCAGACCTACACCACCCAGCGCTCCCGGACGGTGTGCTATCTCTCGGCGGAATTTTTGATGGGGCCGCACCTGGGAAATAATTTGATCAATTTGGGGATTTACGACCAGGTCAAACAGGCGATTACGGAACTGGGGTTGGATTTTGAGTCCCTGCTGTACCAGGAGGAGGAACCGGGGCTGGGCAACGGGGGGTTGGGGCGGTTGGCGGCCTGTTTTTTGGACTCCCTGGCGACCCTGCAAATTCCGGCGATTGGCTATGGGATTCGCTACGAATTTGGCATTTTTGACCAGGAAATCCGGGACGGCTGGCAGGTGGAAATTACGGATAAGTGGTTGCGCTTTGGCAATCCCTGGGAATTGCCCCGACCGGAATGGGCGGTGGAGGTGAAATTGGGCGGGCATACGGAAGCCTACACGGATGAACAGGGGCAGTACCGGGTGCGCTGGCATCCCTACCAGGTGATCAAGGGGGTGCCCTACGACACGCCGATTTTGGGTTATCTGGTGAATACGGCTAATACCCTGCGCCTGTGGAAGGCGGAAGCCCCGGAGTCCTTTGATTTCACTGCCTTTAACCGGGGGGATTACTACGGGGCGGTGGATGAAAAAATCATTTCTGAAAACGTCACCAAGGTGCTTTACCCCAACGATGAACCCCTCCAGGGCAAGCGCCTGCGCCTGATTCAACAAATTTTCTTCGTTTCCTGTTCCTTGCAGGATATGTTCCGCATCCTCAAAGGGCAGGGGTTGCCGGTGACCCGCTTTCATGAAAAATTCGCTATCCAACTAAATGACACCCACCCGGCGGTGGCGGTGGCGGAATTGATGCGGTTGTTGCTGGATGAATACGGGGTGGATTGGGATACGGCCTGGGACATCACCACCCGCAGTTGCGCCTACACCAACCATACCCTTTTGCCGGAAGCCCTGGAGCGTTGGCCGTTGAGTTTGTTTGGTTCCCTATTGCCCCGGCATCTGGAAATTATTTACGAAATCAACCGCCGCTTTTTGGATTTGGTGCGGGAGCGGTTCCCGGGGGATGCGGGCAAAATTCAGCGGATGTCCTTGATTGATGAAAGTGGCGAACGCTACGTCCGCATGGCGAATCTGGCGACGGTGGGCAGTATGGCGGTGAATGGGGTGGCGGCCCTGCACACGGACCTGCTGAAACAAACGGTGCTGAAGGATTTTTACGACCTGTGGCCGGACAAGTTCCAAAACAAAACCAATGGGGTCACGCCCCGGCGCTGGATGCTCTTGAGCAATTTGCGGTTGAGCAAGCTGATCGCCAGCCGCATTGGCAAAACCTGGGTCACCCACTACGACGAATTGCAACGGTTGGAAGAACACATCCATGACCCGGAATTTCGGCAGGAATGGCGAGCCATCAAACAGGCGATCAAGCAAGACCTGACGGGCTACATCCAAGAGCGCACGGGCATTCTGGTCAACCCGGACTCGATTTTTGATGTGCAAATCAAGCGCATCCATGAGTACAAACGGCAACATTTGCAAGCCCTGCATATTATTGCCCTGTACAACCGGCTCAAACGTGACCCGCACCTGAATATCCCCGCCCGCACCTTCCTGTTTGGGGGCAAGGCGGCACCGGGGTATTTCATGGCCAAATTGATCATCAAACTGATTAATTCCATCGGGGAAGTGGTGAATAATGACCCGGATATTCAGGGGAAAATCAAGGTGGTGTTTTTGCCGGATTACAATGTCAAATTTGCCCAACGGGTGTTTCCTGCCGCCGACCTCTCGGAGCAAATTTCCACCGCTGGGAAGGAAGCCTCCGGGACGGGGAACATGAAGTTTGCCATGAACGGAGCCTTGACCATCGGCACCCTGGACGGGGCGAATGTGGAAATCCGGGAGAAGGTGGGGGCGGAAAATTTCTTCCTATTTGGCTTAAATGCCCAGGAAGTCATGGCACTGCGGGCGCACGGCTACCGACCTTGGGAATATTACAACAACAACCCGGTGCTGAAAGAGGTGATTGACCAGATCGCCGGGGGGATGTTCTCCCGGGGGGATAGCTCCCTGTTCCGCCCGATTGTGGACTCACTGCTCAACCATGACCCGTTTTTCCTGATGGCGGATTTTCAATCCTTTGTGGACTGCCAGGACCAGGTCAGCCAAGCCTACCAGGATACGGAGCGGTGGACCCGGATGTCCATTCTGAACACGGCCCGCACCGGGTTTTTCTCCTCAGACCGGAGTATGCAGGAGTATTGCCAAGACATTTGGCACGTCTCGCCGGTACCCATCGAGGTCAAACCCTACGACCACAACCAAGCCGGTCAGCGTCTTTAG
- a CDS encoding branched-chain amino acid ABC transporter permease, translating to MFTNYLIFLALNTGIFALFSLGLNLQWGVTGLINFGHVAFMTIGAYTTVLLTLQGVPWFWAMTVGTLLAGVLAIILGLTTLRLREDYLAIVTIGTSELVRLIALNEQWLTRGALGLFSYPLPWQGTWSRWPAILLWTVFFGISMRQLCYAMRIPIWFKRWLIVGVGILLLIIYLAGLTTLYQGDYKVRLLVLLAGVLLGTFLLLEQLSHSPWGRLLKAIREDEIAAQALGKNVFIYKLHSLILGGMIGGISGAFYAWQLTFINPESFVPLITFQAWMIVIIGGGGNHAGTLLGALIFWAYDSLTRFLLPALIPLDGSRMGALRVMIIGLLLILVLVWRPQGLLGKKAELTLN from the coding sequence ATGTTCACCAATTACCTGATTTTTTTAGCGCTTAACACGGGGATTTTTGCCCTGTTTAGTTTGGGGTTAAATCTCCAGTGGGGGGTAACGGGATTAATTAATTTTGGTCATGTGGCATTTATGACCATCGGAGCCTATACCACCGTATTGCTCACCCTCCAGGGAGTCCCTTGGTTTTGGGCAATGACCGTGGGAACGCTCTTAGCAGGTGTATTAGCGATTATTTTGGGATTAACTACCCTACGGTTGCGGGAAGATTACTTAGCGATTGTCACCATTGGCACTTCGGAATTAGTGCGTTTAATTGCCCTGAATGAACAGTGGTTGACCCGGGGGGCATTGGGACTCTTTAGTTATCCGCTTCCCTGGCAAGGAACCTGGAGTCGCTGGCCTGCCATTTTACTCTGGACAGTATTTTTTGGGATAAGTATGCGGCAATTGTGCTATGCCATGCGGATACCCATTTGGTTCAAAAGATGGCTGATTGTCGGGGTAGGAATTTTACTTTTGATTATCTATCTTGCGGGGCTAACCACCCTTTATCAGGGGGATTACAAAGTAAGGTTATTAGTGCTATTGGCGGGTGTCCTGTTGGGCACATTTTTACTTTTAGAACAGTTAAGTCATTCCCCTTGGGGACGATTACTCAAAGCGATTCGGGAGGATGAAATAGCCGCTCAGGCTTTGGGGAAAAATGTATTTATTTACAAATTACATAGCCTGATTTTAGGGGGGATGATTGGGGGGATTAGTGGGGCATTTTATGCGTGGCAGTTAACATTTATCAATCCCGAATCGTTCGTGCCTTTGATTACCTTTCAAGCCTGGATGATTGTGATTATTGGCGGCGGTGGCAACCATGCGGGAACCCTTTTGGGGGCGTTGATTTTTTGGGCGTATGATTCCCTGACCCGCTTTCTGCTTCCAGCTTTGATCCCGCTTGATGGGAGTCGTATGGGGGCGTTACGGGTGATGATCATTGGGCTGTTACTGATTTTGGTATTGGTCTGGCGACCCCAAGGCTTGCTCGGGAAAAAAGCCGAATTGACCCTGAATTAA
- the rplM gene encoding 50S ribosomal protein L13: MNTTHTPSMATVTPTWYVVDAKGQRLGRLATAVARVLRGKDKPIYTPFLDTGDYVIVVNAKEIEVTGKKRSQKLYRRHSGRPGGMKVETFAQLNARLPERIIEEAVRGMLPKNRLGRTLFTKLRVYPGPDHPHEAQQPQVLPLEGA; this comes from the coding sequence ATGAACACCACCCACACCCCTTCGATGGCGACCGTGACCCCTACTTGGTATGTGGTGGATGCCAAAGGTCAGCGGCTGGGGCGGTTGGCGACGGCGGTGGCACGGGTGTTGCGGGGCAAGGATAAACCCATCTACACCCCCTTTTTGGACACGGGGGACTATGTGATTGTGGTGAATGCCAAGGAGATTGAAGTCACCGGCAAAAAACGTTCCCAAAAGCTGTATCGGCGGCACTCCGGGCGACCGGGGGGGATGAAGGTGGAAACCTTTGCCCAACTGAATGCCCGCCTGCCCGAACGGATTATTGAGGAGGCGGTGCGGGGGATGTTGCCCAAAAACCGCCTGGGACGTACCCTGTTTACCAAACTGCGGGTGTATCCGGGCCCCGATCATCCCCACGAGGCGCAACAACCCCAAGTTTTACCATTGGAGGGAGCATAA
- the ruvC gene encoding crossover junction endodeoxyribonuclease RuvC: MTRILGFDPGLATLGYGVIDIEQKRPVMRDFGVIHTPAHQSLGERLCTIYEDVHTLLEQWQPAQVAAEKLFFYRMANTITVAQARGVLLLVLAQRGLSLVEFAPPVVKQTLTGYGKADKQAVQQAVAQELTLERIPRPDDAADALAVALTAWLAAGGTRVLNKS; the protein is encoded by the coding sequence ATGACCCGCATCCTTGGCTTTGACCCCGGACTGGCGACCCTGGGGTACGGGGTAATTGATATTGAACAAAAACGCCCCGTCATGCGGGATTTTGGCGTGATCCACACCCCTGCCCACCAATCCCTGGGAGAACGCCTGTGTACGATTTACGAAGATGTGCATACGTTGTTAGAACAATGGCAACCGGCACAGGTAGCGGCTGAGAAGTTATTTTTTTACCGGATGGCGAATACGATCACGGTGGCGCAGGCGCGGGGGGTCTTGTTGCTGGTTTTGGCGCAACGGGGGCTGTCCCTGGTGGAATTTGCCCCGCCGGTGGTCAAGCAAACCCTGACGGGGTATGGCAAGGCGGATAAGCAGGCCGTGCAACAGGCGGTGGCGCAGGAATTGACCCTGGAGCGGATTCCCCGCCCGGATGATGCCGCTGATGCCCTGGCGGTGGCCCTGACCGCTTGGCTGGCCGCTGGGGGGACAAGAGTCTTAAACAAAAGCTGA
- the thiS gene encoding sulfur carrier protein ThiS produces MTTTAAFWLNGTAHPHRPGLSVAELLAECGWHQKPVVIEYNGEILHRPWWATTPIQPGDKIEVVTIVGGG; encoded by the coding sequence ATGACCACCACCGCCGCCTTTTGGCTCAACGGCACTGCCCATCCCCATCGCCCCGGTCTCTCGGTGGCGGAGTTACTGGCGGAATGTGGGTGGCATCAAAAACCCGTCGTGATTGAGTACAACGGGGAAATTTTGCACCGCCCTTGGTGGGCAACAACTCCGATCCAACCGGGGGATAAAATCGAAGTGGTGACGATTGTGGGCGGCGGATGA
- the rpsI gene encoding 30S ribosomal protein S9, with the protein MAERVTYWGTGRRKTAIARVRLCPGEGKVIINDRDGQDYLQSIPAYLLAVKAPLETLGLENEYDILVNAHGGGLTGQAEAICLGVARALCELDPENRQPLKAEGYLTRDPRAKERRKYGLRKARKAPQYSKR; encoded by the coding sequence ATGGCAGAACGGGTGACCTACTGGGGCACGGGGCGGCGAAAAACGGCGATTGCCCGGGTGCGGCTGTGTCCTGGCGAGGGCAAAGTGATCATCAACGACCGGGACGGTCAGGATTATTTGCAGTCCATTCCCGCCTATTTGTTAGCGGTGAAAGCTCCTTTGGAAACCCTGGGGCTGGAAAACGAGTATGATATTTTGGTCAACGCCCACGGGGGAGGCTTAACGGGTCAGGCGGAAGCCATTTGTTTGGGGGTCGCCCGTGCTCTGTGCGAACTCGACCCGGAAAACCGGCAACCCCTGAAAGCCGAGGGTTATCTCACCCGGGATCCCCGTGCCAAGGAACGGCGCAAGTACGGGTTACGCAAAGCCCGCAAAGCTCCGCAGTACTCCAAGCGTTAA
- the rpmE gene encoding 50S ribosomal protein L31 produces the protein MPKPGIHPEWYPEAKVFCNGEVVMTVGSTKPQLHVDIWSGNHPFYTGTQKIIDTEGRVERFMRKYNKPAATPAKSKTAEKGTGTQGQKAQPKPARPTKKK, from the coding sequence ATGCCCAAACCTGGAATCCACCCCGAATGGTACCCGGAAGCCAAAGTCTTTTGTAATGGCGAAGTTGTGATGACCGTGGGTTCCACCAAACCCCAACTGCACGTGGATATTTGGTCAGGGAACCACCCCTTTTACACCGGCACCCAAAAAATCATTGACACGGAAGGGCGGGTGGAACGGTTTATGCGGAAGTACAACAAACCGGCGGCTACCCCTGCCAAGTCCAAAACCGCTGAAAAAGGCACGGGAACCCAAGGGCAAAAAGCCCAACCCAAGCCCGCCCGCCCCACCAAAAAGAAATAA
- a CDS encoding DUF58 domain-containing protein: MDWHRWFHSLPRRFTFTRIGGIFTGVTVLVSIGAFNTGNNLLYLLFGMLLSLMIASGVLSEEVMKGLVVERSFPRQIFATVPTLVTLKLHNRKRRIPTFSVTVTDRIPGMTAPENYFLKVDAQGTAQVSYHLHFPHRGWWTVTGYEISTRFPFDLFCKVRVFREPVSVLVYPALAPVPNLRFLALVGQGTRPQVQAGGEGEFLSLRDFRTGDDARRIHWKASARRDTWLLRDLERQDSEALTLYFYPVAPPSLEPQRLEQGVSLCAGLAEALLQRGYPLALVTPQERTAMGRGLSHLDSILRLLAVVEFSPQPPTQVPLTAQDRCIVLSASGMPNLGAAQLLAHLPF, encoded by the coding sequence ATGGATTGGCACCGGTGGTTCCACAGTCTGCCCCGCCGGTTTACCTTCACCCGCATCGGCGGTATTTTTACCGGGGTGACGGTGCTGGTCAGTATTGGGGCGTTTAACACCGGCAATAATCTGCTGTACCTGCTTTTTGGAATGTTGCTGAGCCTGATGATTGCCAGCGGTGTGCTTTCTGAGGAGGTGATGAAGGGCTTGGTGGTGGAGCGGAGTTTTCCCCGGCAAATTTTTGCCACCGTTCCCACGCTGGTTACCCTGAAATTGCACAACCGTAAACGGCGGATTCCCACTTTTTCGGTCACGGTTACCGACCGCATCCCCGGCATGACCGCCCCGGAAAATTATTTTTTGAAAGTAGATGCCCAGGGGACGGCGCAGGTCAGTTATCACTTGCATTTTCCCCACCGGGGTTGGTGGACGGTGACGGGGTATGAAATTAGTACCCGGTTTCCCTTCGATCTTTTTTGTAAGGTGCGGGTATTTCGGGAGCCGGTGTCGGTTTTGGTGTACCCGGCTTTGGCGCCAGTGCCCAATTTGCGGTTTTTAGCCCTGGTGGGTCAGGGTACCCGTCCTCAAGTGCAGGCAGGGGGGGAGGGGGAGTTTCTTTCCCTGCGGGATTTTCGCACCGGGGATGATGCCCGCCGCATTCACTGGAAGGCTTCCGCCCGTCGGGATACCTGGCTCCTTCGGGATTTGGAACGCCAGGACAGCGAAGCATTGACCCTGTACTTCTACCCGGTGGCGCCGCCCAGTCTGGAACCCCAGCGATTGGAACAGGGGGTGAGTCTCTGTGCCGGTTTAGCCGAAGCACTCCTGCAACGGGGGTATCCGCTGGCGTTGGTGACCCCCCAGGAACGGACGGCGATGGGACGGGGTTTGAGCCATTTGGATAGCATTTTACGGCTGTTGGCAGTGGTGGAATTTTCGCCCCAGCCCCCGACCCAGGTGCCTTTAACCGCCCAAGACCGCTGTATTGTCCTGTCGGCGAGCGGAATGCCCAACCTGGGAGCCGCCCAACTCCTGGCACACCTGCCTTTTTAA
- a CDS encoding histidine phosphatase family protein, with translation MGLHLYFLRHGETTFSQTGGYCGHLDPELTSEGQKMAVEFAQAYQHLPWQAVFASPMRRAVATAEPLANAVGLSLQLRDGLKEGYYGVWEGQTPEWVKQHHLEDYIRWMTEPAWNSPTGGETAVQIATRAMAVMAEIEANYTEGPVLVVSHKATLRIILCSLLGIDLGRYRDRINVLVASVSLVRFTQYGPLLEFMGDRNHLNPELRSRPGT, from the coding sequence ATGGGACTGCATTTGTATTTCCTGCGGCACGGGGAAACCACCTTCAGCCAAACCGGTGGCTACTGCGGCCATCTCGACCCGGAGTTGACCAGCGAGGGGCAGAAAATGGCGGTGGAATTTGCCCAGGCGTACCAACATTTACCCTGGCAGGCGGTCTTTGCCAGTCCCATGCGGCGGGCGGTGGCGACGGCGGAACCCTTGGCAAACGCGGTGGGGCTGTCTTTGCAACTGCGGGACGGGTTGAAGGAGGGGTACTACGGCGTTTGGGAGGGGCAAACCCCGGAGTGGGTGAAGCAGCATCATCTGGAGGACTACATCCGCTGGATGACCGAACCCGCTTGGAACAGTCCCACGGGGGGCGAAACGGCGGTACAAATTGCGACCCGGGCGATGGCGGTCATGGCTGAAATCGAAGCCAACTATACGGAGGGGCCGGTGCTGGTGGTGTCCCACAAGGCCACCCTGCGGATTATTTTGTGCAGTCTGCTGGGAATTGACCTGGGGCGGTATCGGGACCGGATCAATGTGTTGGTGGCCTCGGTCAGCCTGGTGCGGTTTACCCAGTACGGGCCCCTGTTGGAATTCATGGGGGATCGGAACCATCTGAATCCCGAATTGCGTTCCCGCCCTGGTACCTAA
- the argF gene encoding ornithine carbamoyltransferase yields MNTLAGRDILSMADMTAAEIHALLDLARQYKRGHTTPTAQGRVLGLLFTKASTRTRVSFSVAMMRLGGQVLDLNPGTTQMGRGEPLCDTARVLDRYLDVLAIRTFAQADVVTFAEWAQMPVINALTDREHPCQVLADLLTVQESFGDLRGLKMAYLGDGNNVSHSLMLGCALVGITLTVATPPQHPPDRDILHQAQALAAAPSPITHTHDPEVAVQQAQVVYTDVWASMGQEAENQERIPRFQPYQVNEALLQKADPQAIVLHCLPAHRGEEITEAVLEGRQSRVWDQAENRLHAQQALLAQVLGLV; encoded by the coding sequence ATGAACACCCTGGCGGGTCGGGACATTTTGAGCATGGCGGATATGACCGCCGCCGAAATTCATGCGCTCTTGGACTTGGCTCGCCAGTACAAACGGGGGCACACCACCCCCACAGCCCAGGGACGGGTGTTGGGGTTATTGTTCACCAAAGCCTCCACCCGCACCCGGGTCAGTTTTTCCGTCGCCATGATGCGGTTGGGGGGGCAGGTGCTCGACCTCAACCCTGGCACCACCCAGATGGGGCGGGGGGAACCCCTCTGCGATACGGCACGGGTGTTGGACCGGTATTTGGACGTGCTGGCAATCCGTACCTTTGCCCAGGCGGACGTGGTCACCTTTGCCGAATGGGCACAGATGCCGGTGATCAACGCCCTGACGGATCGGGAACACCCCTGTCAAGTGCTGGCGGATTTGCTGACGGTGCAGGAATCTTTTGGCGACCTGCGGGGGCTGAAAATGGCGTACTTGGGAGATGGGAACAACGTCAGCCATTCCCTGATGCTGGGCTGTGCCCTGGTGGGCATCACCCTCACGGTGGCGACCCCACCCCAACACCCCCCGGATCGGGACATTCTGCACCAGGCGCAGGCATTGGCGGCAGCACCCAGCCCGATTACCCACACCCACGACCCGGAAGTGGCGGTTCAACAGGCACAGGTGGTCTATACGGACGTGTGGGCGAGCATGGGGCAGGAGGCAGAAAACCAGGAGCGCATCCCCCGCTTTCAGCCCTACCAGGTGAATGAAGCGTTATTACAAAAAGCAGACCCCCAGGCGATTGTCCTGCACTGCTTACCGGCGCACCGGGGAGAAGAAATTACCGAAGCAGTCTTAGAAGGCAGACAGTCCCGGGTGTGGGATCAGGCGGAAAACCGGCTCCACGCCCAACAAGCCCTCCTTGCTCAGGTGTTGGGTTTGGTGTAA
- the gloA gene encoding lactoylglutathione lyase: MRILHTMLRVSDLEASIRFYCEVLGMKLLRRQDYPGGEFTLAFVGYGNEADQAVIELTYNWGRSEYNLGDGFGHIALGVDDIYTTCEQIKAKGGKVVREPGAMKHGSTVIAFVEDPTGYKIELIQLSTHESSQNRELSGSIK, encoded by the coding sequence ATGCGGATACTACACACCATGCTCAGGGTGAGCGATTTGGAGGCATCCATCCGGTTTTATTGCGAGGTGTTGGGGATGAAACTCCTGCGGCGGCAGGACTATCCCGGCGGGGAATTTACCCTGGCGTTTGTGGGCTATGGGAATGAAGCGGACCAAGCGGTGATTGAACTCACCTATAACTGGGGGCGCAGTGAATATAACTTGGGAGATGGGTTCGGTCACATTGCCCTGGGGGTGGATGACATTTATACAACGTGTGAACAAATTAAAGCCAAAGGTGGGAAAGTTGTCCGGGAACCGGGTGCCATGAAGCATGGTTCGACGGTGATTGCTTTTGTGGAGGACCCGACGGGGTACAAGATTGAACTGATCCAACTCAGCACCCACGAATCCAGTCAAAACCGGGAATTGAGTGGGTCAATTAAATAA
- the gap gene encoding type I glyceraldehyde-3-phosphate dehydrogenase — protein sequence MTLKVGINGFGRIGRLVFRAGVGDPHIEFVGVNDLVPPDNLAYLLQYDSTHGRFAGQVEAREDGIVVNDRFIPCFASKDPAELPWSKVGADYVVESTGIFTTYEGASKHLSAGAKRVVISAPTKDPDKVATLVMGVNEAQYDPAQHTIVSNASCTTNCLAPIAKVIHETFGLAEGLMTTVHSYTATQPTVDGPSRKDWRGGRGAAQNIIPSSTGAAKAVALVLPALKGRLTGMAFRVPTPNVSVVDLTFKTERSTSYQEICAAMKAASEGSLRGILGYTEAEVVSTDFNGDSHSSIFDAGAGIELNPNFFKVVSWYDNEWGYSRRVLDLLIHMAKKEGLLT from the coding sequence ATGACCTTAAAGGTAGGAATTAATGGTTTTGGGCGCATCGGTCGCCTGGTGTTTCGCGCCGGGGTCGGTGATCCCCATATCGAATTTGTGGGGGTGAATGATTTGGTGCCGCCGGATAATTTGGCCTATCTCCTGCAATACGATTCCACCCACGGGCGGTTTGCGGGCCAGGTGGAAGCCAGGGAAGATGGGATTGTGGTGAATGACCGGTTTATCCCCTGTTTTGCCAGCAAGGACCCGGCGGAATTGCCCTGGAGCAAAGTCGGGGCGGATTATGTGGTGGAATCCACCGGGATTTTTACCACCTATGAGGGTGCCAGCAAGCATCTGAGTGCCGGAGCCAAACGGGTGGTGATTTCGGCCCCCACCAAGGACCCGGACAAGGTGGCGACCCTGGTGATGGGGGTGAATGAGGCGCAATACGACCCCGCCCAACACACAATTGTTTCCAATGCCAGTTGTACGACCAACTGTTTGGCACCCATTGCCAAGGTGATCCACGAAACCTTTGGCCTGGCGGAGGGTTTGATGACCACGGTGCATTCCTACACAGCCACTCAACCCACGGTGGATGGCCCGAGCCGCAAGGACTGGCGGGGGGGACGGGGAGCCGCCCAAAACATCATTCCCTCTTCCACGGGGGCGGCCAAGGCGGTGGCCCTGGTGTTGCCTGCTTTGAAAGGGCGGTTGACGGGCATGGCCTTCCGGGTGCCGACCCCCAACGTCTCGGTGGTGGATTTGACCTTCAAAACCGAACGGAGCACCAGTTACCAAGAGATTTGCGCCGCCATGAAAGCCGCCAGTGAAGGTTCTCTGCGGGGCATTTTGGGTTACACGGAAGCGGAGGTGGTCTCCACGGATTTCAACGGGGATAGCCATTCCAGCATTTTCGATGCCGGGGCGGGGATCGAGTTAAACCCCAATTTCTTCAAGGTGGTGTCCTGGTACGACAACGAATGGGGCTATTCCCGGCGGGTGTTGGATTTACTGATTCACATGGCCAAAAAAGAGGGGCTATTGACCTAA